One segment of Theobroma cacao cultivar B97-61/B2 chromosome 9, Criollo_cocoa_genome_V2, whole genome shotgun sequence DNA contains the following:
- the LOC18588593 gene encoding ras-related protein Rab7: MASRRRMLLKVIIVGDSGVGKTSLMNQYVNRKFSNQYKATIGADFLTKEVQFEDRIFTLQIWDTAGQERFQSLGVAFYRGADCCVLVYDVNVMKSFDHLNNWREEFLIQASPSDPENFPFVVLGNKVDVDGGNSRVVSEKKAKAWCASKGNIPYFETSAKEGFNVEAAFQCIAKNALKNEPEEEIYLPDTIDVGGGQQQRSSGCEC, translated from the exons ATGGCTTCTCGAAGACGCATGCTACTCAAGGTCATAATCGTTGGTGACAGCGg GGTTGGGAAGACGTCTTTGATGAATCA ATATGTTAACCGCAAGTTCAGTAATCAGTACAAAGCGACCATTGGAGCTGATTTTTTGACGAAAGAGGTCCAATTTGAAGATAGGATTTTCACGTTGCAG ATATGGGATACAGCAGGGCAGGAAAGATTTCAAAGTCTAGGTGTGGCATTTTATCGTGGTGCAGACTGTTGTGTGCTAGTTTATGATGTGAATGTCATGAAATCATTTGATCACCTCAACAACTGGAGGGAGGAGTTCCTGATCCAG GCTAGCCCTTCAGATCCTGAGAATTTTCCATTTGTCGTATTGGGGAACAAGGTGGATGTTGATGGCGGTAATAGTCGAGTG GTGTCTGAGAAGAAAGCAAAGGCATGGTGTGCCTCCAAAGGTAACATTCCTTATTTTGAAACATCTGCAAAAGAAGGTTTCAATGTGGAAGCTGCCTTCCAGTGTATAGCCAAAAATGCTCTAAAAAATGAACCTGAAGAAGAAAT TTATCTCCCAGACACCATCGATGTGGGTGGAGGACAGCAGCAAAGATCATCAGGTTGCGAATGCTAA
- the LOC18588594 gene encoding proline-rich receptor-like protein kinase PERK1 translates to MSSPSPGATPAPSSPPSTNTTAPPPPPTAASPPPTTTPSPPPATPSPPPATASPPPATPSAPPPSTTPSPPPPSTSSPPPSSSTSPPPPATTSPSPSSSTPSPPPPSSSTPSPPPPRSLETPSPPPPSGSSGTPSPPPPSSSPDSNNGVSTGLVVGIAIGGVAILLVLSLLFICCKKKRRRRDEESYYVPPPPPGPKDDPYGGQQYRRQQNAPPHADQYGAVPSKPMPPPVTAWRPPSPARSPTPPMPPPPPPPPFMSSSGGSGSNYSGSENPLPPPSPGISLGFSKSTFTYEELARATDGFSEANLLGQGGFGFVHRGVLPNGKEVAVKQLKAGSGQGEREFQAEVEIISRVHHKHLVSLVGYCISGTTRMLVYEFVPNNTLEFHLHGKGRPTMDWPTRMKLALGSAKGLAYLHEDCHPKIIHRDIKTANILLDFKFEAKVADFGLAKFSSDVNTHVSTRVMGTFGYLAPEYASSGKLTDKSDVFSFGVMLLELITGHRPVGSSFIEDSLVDWARPLLTRALDDGNFDSLVDPKLQKEYNHNEMVRMVACAAACVRHSARRRPRMSQIVRALEGDASLSDLNEGMRPGQSNVYSSYGSSDYDTSQYNEDMKKFRRMALGTQEYGASSEYSEPTSEYGLYPSGSSNEGQTTREMEMGRRKKNSQGFS, encoded by the exons ATGTCATCCCCATCACCGGGGGCCACACCAGCCCCATCGTCACCACCATCCACCAACACTACCGcgccaccaccaccacctacGGCCGCATCTCCGCCGCCGACCACGACTCCCTCTCCGCCACCCGCCACGCCCTCTCCACCACCCGCTACTGCCTCTCCACCTCCAGCCACCCCATCAGCTCCTCCCCCTTCGACCACACCGTCTCCTCCTCCTCCCTCCACTTCATCACCACCACCTTCATCCTCTACCTCTCCACCGCCTCCAGCCACCACATCTCCCTCCCCGTCGTCCTCCACTCCTTCCCCTCCGCCTCCTTCCTCATCCACTCCATCGCCCCCACCCCCGAGAAGTTTGGAGACTCCATCGCCACCACCGCCTTCGGGGAGCTCAGGGACTCCGTCTCCTCCTCCACCGTCGTCTTCGCCTGATTCGAACAATGGGGTGTCGACAGGGCTGGTAGTGGGGATAGCAATAGGGGGAGTGGCGATATTGTTGGTTTTGAGTTTGTTGTTTATATGTTGTAAGAagaagaggagaagaagagaTGAGGAAAGTTACTATGTGCCTCCTCCACCTCCTGGGCCTAAAG ATGATCCCTATGGTGGCCAGCAGTACCGGAGGCAACAAAATGCTCCCCCGCATGCAGATCAATATGGTGCAGTGCCTTCAAAGCCCATGCCTCCACCAGTTACAGCATGGCGACCTCCATCACCAGCCCGCTCCCCTACGCCTCCAATGccacctcctccaccacccCCACCTTTCATGAGCAGCAGTGGAGGTTCTGGCTCTAATTATTCAGGTTCTGAAAACCCACTTCCACCACCCTCACCTGGTATTTCGTTAGGTTTCTCAAAAAGCACGTTTACCTATGAGGAATTAGCAAGAGCAACGGATGGCTTCTCAGAAGCAAACCTTCTTGGACAAGGTGGTTTTGGGTTTGTGCACAGAGGAGTCCTCCCAAATGGGAAGGAAGTAGCTGTCAAGCAACTGAAGGCTGGAAGTGGGCAGGGGGAGAGAGAATTTCAGGCAGAAGTTGAGATTATCAGCCGCGTTCATCACAAACATCTTGTCTCATTGGTTGGATACTGTATCTCCGGGACAACAAGAATGCTTGTTTATGAGTTTGTTCCAAACAACACTTTGGAGTTTCACTTGCATG GAAAGGGGAGACCTACCATGGATTGGCCAACAAGGATGAAACTTGCTTTAGGATCTGCAAAAGGACTGGCATATCTACATGAGGATT GTCATCCTAAGATCATTCATCGTGATATTAAGACGGCCAATATTCTTTTGGATTTCAAGTTTGAGGCAAAG gTTGCTGATTTCGGACTAGCAAAGTTTTCTTCTGATGTTAACACTCATGTGTCAACCAGGGTGATGGGTACTTTTGG GTATTTGGCTCCCGAGTATGCTTCAAGTGGAAAACTCACAGACAAGTCAGACGTTTTCTCTTTCGGGGTTATGCTTTTGGAGTTGATTACTGGACACAGACCAGTTGGATCTTCTTTCATTGAGGACAGTTTGGTGGACTGG GCTAGACCTTTGCTTACAAGAGCTTTGGATGATGGAAATTTTGACAGTCTGGTTGATCCAAAGTTACAAAAGGAATATAACCACAATGAGATGGTTCGCATGGTTGCTTGTGCTGCTGCTTGTGTGCGACATTCAGCACGACGTCGACCACGAATGAGCCAG ATAGTCCGTGCTTTAGAAGGAGATGCATCATTGTCTGATCTCAACGAAGGAATGAGACCTGGACAGAGCAATGTTTACAGCTCTTATGGAAGCTCAGACTATGATACAAGCCAGTACAATGAAGACATGAAAAAATTCAGGAGGATGGCATTGGGCACACAGGAATATGGTGCTAGTAGTGAGTACAGTGAGCCTACCAGCGAATATGGCTTGTACCCTTCTGGCTCAAGCAACGAAGGGCAAACTACCCGGGAAATGGAGATGggaaggaggaagaaaaaCAGCCAAGGTTTTAGCTGA